From the genome of Prevotella herbatica, one region includes:
- a CDS encoding lysylphosphatidylglycerol synthase transmembrane domain-containing protein produces the protein MKKKYQNIFFIFGFVVLLIMVTQLDFHQVWNGLRHAGYWFIAVLALWLFLYLFNTSAWYIIINSQETKPEHKHIRFSWLYKITLSGFALNYATPGGLMGGEPYRIMTLAPKIGAERASSSVILYAMTHIFSHLWFWFLSIFLFVLTQSVTLFMAMLLVLIGVLCLLGIWFFMSGYRKGLANRMVNFMRHIPFMKKWAEKFVESHKEQLDTIDLQIASLHKQNPKVFVSAVLLELACRVLSALEVYFILLVLIPDVSYLQCILILAFTSLFANLLFFIPLQLGGREGGFLMATTGLGISASAGIFVALLVRLRELIWTGIGLLMIKLDNTKPKDS, from the coding sequence ATGAAAAAGAAATATCAAAACATATTTTTTATATTCGGTTTTGTCGTTCTCTTGATAATGGTTACGCAGCTTGATTTCCACCAAGTGTGGAATGGACTGCGTCATGCCGGATATTGGTTTATAGCTGTTCTTGCTCTGTGGTTGTTTCTTTATTTGTTCAACACGTCAGCATGGTATATTATAATAAATTCACAGGAAACTAAACCTGAACATAAACATATAAGGTTTAGTTGGCTATATAAAATTACACTTTCTGGATTTGCATTAAATTACGCAACTCCAGGAGGACTAATGGGCGGAGAGCCTTATCGAATAATGACACTTGCTCCAAAGATTGGAGCAGAGAGAGCTTCTTCATCTGTGATATTGTATGCGATGACGCATATATTTAGCCATCTTTGGTTTTGGTTTCTTTCAATATTCCTATTTGTCTTAACGCAAAGTGTAACACTCTTTATGGCTATGCTTTTAGTTCTTATAGGTGTTCTTTGTCTTTTGGGAATTTGGTTCTTTATGTCTGGTTACCGTAAGGGACTTGCAAACCGTATGGTTAATTTTATGCGGCACATACCATTTATGAAGAAATGGGCTGAGAAATTTGTAGAAAGTCATAAGGAACAACTCGATACTATAGATCTGCAAATAGCATCGCTACACAAACAGAATCCAAAGGTCTTTGTTTCGGCAGTATTATTGGAACTCGCATGTAGGGTGCTCTCAGCATTAGAGGTGTATTTTATTCTTCTTGTGCTAATACCTGATGTAAGTTATTTGCAATGTATCCTCATATTAGCTTTTACAAGTTTGTTTGCTAATCTTCTGTTTTTTATCCCTCTTCAATTGGGGGGACGTGAGGGAGGATTCCTTATGGCAACAACAGGACTTGGTATATCTGCAAGTGCGGGTATCTTCGTAGCCTTGTTAGTACGCTTGCGTGAGCTCATTTGGACGGGTATAGGACTATTAATGATAAAATTGGATAATACAAAGCCTAAAGACTCATAA
- a CDS encoding PdxA family dehydrogenase, translating into MENKKNRVAITHGDTNGIGYELIFKTFAEPEILELCTPIIYGSPKIAAYHRKALDIQANFSIINDASEAVDGRVNLLTCYDDDIKVELGTPTEESGLAAIKALDRAMTDFRDGAYDVLVNCPVDNTNINVEGYKFHGISKYIETCLGDGEKSMSVYLNDTMRMVVATEGVSIKDVPESLSKDFIKEKATKLFKSICRDFNVSSPRVAILSLNPGQLSKEENEILIPAIDELAEAGIQTFGPYSSETFFGNGYYGDFDGVIAMYYDQGIPAFKAISTDGIVKFDAGLKIVSVTPDCGTEFDIAGKGVADEAAFRNSIYTAIDIFRNRANYDDPMHNPLQKLYHEKHDDGDKIRFSIPKKRENR; encoded by the coding sequence ATGGAAAATAAAAAAAATCGTGTGGCTATTACACATGGAGATACCAATGGTATCGGATATGAGCTTATTTTTAAAACCTTTGCAGAGCCGGAAATATTGGAACTATGCACTCCAATTATATACGGTTCTCCAAAAATAGCAGCTTATCATAGAAAAGCGCTTGATATTCAAGCTAATTTCAGTATCATTAATGATGCCAGCGAAGCTGTTGACGGACGAGTAAACTTGTTGACATGTTATGATGATGACATCAAGGTTGAACTCGGCACTCCAACAGAAGAAAGTGGTCTTGCTGCTATCAAGGCTCTAGACCGTGCGATGACGGATTTCCGTGACGGAGCATACGATGTCCTAGTAAACTGTCCTGTAGACAATACCAATATTAATGTTGAGGGCTATAAATTCCATGGTATAAGCAAATATATTGAGACATGCTTGGGAGATGGCGAAAAGTCAATGTCTGTATATCTCAATGACACGATGCGAATGGTTGTAGCCACAGAAGGCGTATCTATCAAGGATGTGCCTGAATCTTTAAGTAAGGATTTTATTAAGGAAAAAGCCACAAAGCTATTCAAGTCAATATGCAGAGACTTCAATGTGTCTTCTCCTCGTGTAGCAATATTATCTCTTAATCCAGGACAACTAAGCAAAGAGGAAAATGAAATTTTAATTCCAGCTATAGACGAGCTTGCAGAAGCTGGTATACAGACTTTTGGTCCTTATTCTTCAGAGACATTCTTCGGGAATGGATATTATGGAGATTTCGATGGAGTTATAGCGATGTATTATGATCAGGGTATTCCTGCTTTTAAGGCAATATCTACTGATGGCATTGTGAAGTTTGATGCAGGACTAAAGATCGTATCTGTAACTCCAGACTGTGGAACAGAATTTGACATTGCGGGAAAAGGTGTAGCTGACGAGGCTGCTTTCCGTAACTCAATATATACTGCTATAGACATATTCCGCAATCGTGCGAATTATGATGATCCTATGCACAATCCGCTTCAGAAGCTTTATCATGAGAAGCATGATGATGGAGATAAAATAAGATTTTCAATTCCAAAGAAAAGAGAAAACAGATGA